From the Sebastes fasciatus isolate fSebFas1 chromosome 3, fSebFas1.pri, whole genome shotgun sequence genome, one window contains:
- the LOC141764774 gene encoding uncharacterized protein LOC141764774: protein MAPPSLLMLLMVVALATGARSASEENELDYGYWNYREGADSVNVASVRSVTRVLDAWGKRIFREIKTLLHSQPSALLPDYSRVRPLSESVNDLFREVSLLRRRISELSHRLATLEPFLRHHGYREMKEEEEEAGGGGRVPVPQSLRGEVASLARYTPRRTPGTPGRPSPPRGSQSRVVRRRRVRVLNRSGVKLVQRERDTQ, encoded by the exons ATGGCCCCTCCCTCTCTGTTGATGCTGCTGATGGTGGTTGCCTTGGCAACTGGGGCCCGTTCAGCCAGCGAGGAGAATGAACTGGATTATGGGTACTGGAACTACAGAGAAGGAG CTGACAGTGTGAATGTGGCCTCAGTGCGCAGTGTGACCAGAGTTTTAGACGCATGGGGGAAACGCATCTTCCGTGAGATCAAGACTCTACTGCACTCCCAGCCCAGCGCACTGCTGCCTGACTACTCCAG GGTGCGCCCTCTGTCCGAGTCCGTCAACGACCTGTTCAGAGAAGTCTCCCTACTGCGCAGGCGCATCAGCGAGCTCTCTCATCGCCTAGCAACGCTGGAACCGTTCCTCCGTCACCACGGCTACcgggagatgaaggaggaggaggaggaggctggaggCGGAGGCCGGGTACCGGTACCTCAGAGCCTGAGAGGAGAGGTGGCGAGTCTGGCCCGGTACACCCCGAGGAGGACACCGGGGACCCCGGGGAGGCCGAGTCCACCGAGGGGGAGCCAGAGCCGGGTGGTGAGGAGGAGACGGGTGAGAGTCCTGAATAGAAGTGGAGTGAAGCtggttcagagagagagagacacacaatgA